Genomic segment of Coprothermobacter sp.:
GCGGCCTGCCGTCTGGCGCGCGAAGGAACGTCTCGACGTCCAGAGGAGCGCCGTTCAACCAGGACTGGAACGAGGGGGAGGCGATGAGGCCGTTGATGCGCATGGCAAGGTCCAGCCGGTCCTTCGGCGGGAAGAAGGTGTCCACCTCGAAGACGCCGAGTTTCTCGAACGGCGGGTTCTGCAGCTGCACAATGAGGTCTGGGAGGGTCAGGTCCGTGCCCTTGCCCCACGTGTCGTTGATGATGGAGCTGATGAGGATATGCTCACGGCTGCGAATCGGGTCGGCATCGATACCGACGAGGCCGAGGAGGGCAGATGTGACACCCTTGACTTTCTCCTGCGTCTCCTCGTCGCCGAGTTCCCCTGCGGGCCTGCGAAAGCTCTGCAGGACCGAGACCGGGATGCCCGCGGTCGAACCCGGCGTGAAGATCACAAAATCGGCACCCGCCTTGAGCTGTGCGATCCGCTCGGGCGCGATGCCGGAGCCGGCAAGCCCCTTCTGCCATGTCTCGGCGGTGACCGCGGCGGTCTGCTCGACGCTGAGCCCTTTGCGCTCAGCTTCTGCCGGATCCACCCACGGTTGGAACTCCGCGGCGCTCAGTCCCGGAAATGTCAGGAGGAGGTTGCCAAGGTCCCCCTTAGGGTCGATGGCAATCACCGGGACCCCGTCGATCAGGGCCTCTTCGATGAGGTCGATGGACAGGCCAGTCTTGCCGGATCCGGTCATACCGACGATGATGCCGTGCGTCGTCAGGTCCTTGCCCGGATACAGGACAGGGGCTCCACCCTGACCCGTCGCCGGGTCCACCTCGGTGCCGATGTAGAATGTCTTCCTGTCTTCGTCCATGGTTGCCTCCTGATTGAGGTTCTCTCTCATGATAGGCGCAGCGCGCTGTGGCGCAACACCTCTGGATCAGCCGAGCCTGAGCCCGTCGGGCACCGGACGGTCTGCGCCGATCAACACCACCCCTTCGGGTGTGTAGACGCCGAGGACCAGCACTTCTGACAGGAATCCCGCCACGAGACGGCTGGGAAAGTTGACGATGCCAAGCACGTGGCGTCCGATAAGCTGCTCCGGAACGTAGAGAGCCGTGATCTGCGCGCTGGAACGCTTGACGCCCACGTCGGGCCCAAAGTCGATGACCAGCTTGTACGCCGGCTTGCGGGCTTGCGGAAACAGCTCACACGCGGTGATCGTCCCCGTCCTGATGTCGAGTTGCTCAAAGTCCTGTATCGTCGCCACAGTTTCCTCCTGTCCTTTTGGTCAATAGTACGCAGCACGGCGCTCGTGGCAATGGTGACGTGGCGCGAGGCGACTCCATTGAATGACCAGCCTTCATGATAAGCGGCGCAGGCTTGACACGGGACCTTCGTCTCAGAGAATGTCTCCAGAGGTTCTCACTGCCATTCTCCACAGGAGGCCACCATGGGTATCACGAAACGGTTCACCATCCTTCACAGCAACGACATGCACGGCGATTTTCTCGCAGAGATGCGCGGCGAAGAGGGCCACCTTATCGGAGGCCTGTCACT
This window contains:
- a CDS encoding tRNA-binding protein; this translates as MATIQDFEQLDIRTGTITACELFPQARKPAYKLVIDFGPDVGVKRSSAQITALYVPEQLIGRHVLGIVNFPSRLVAGFLSEVLVLGVYTPEGVVLIGADRPVPDGLRLG